Within the Streptomyces sp. NBC_00353 genome, the region TCAGGGCTGCCCGGTACTGCGTCATGCTCCCGCTGCGCGCCCACGCCCTGGTGCTCACGGCTGCCAGTGAGGGCCGTCTGTGGGTCCTGGGGCACAGCGGAGAGTCCTCCAGGCTGGTCCGTAACCTCCACGGGGCCGGCCTGGACGCCCAGACGCTGGCGGCCAAGGCCTACCGTGGTCGCCCCCTCTTCATCTCGGACGGCCGGCCCTCGTTCTCCGACTGGGACTCCACCGGTTCACAGGCCGAGGCGCGCCTTCCCCTCACGGGAGGCGGGGAGCTCCTGAAATTCTCTTTCCTCAAGAGCCGCTACGTGGTCGGCGTCTGCTGCCTCTCCTTCCAAGGGCCCCGTGAAACTGCCGTCGGCGCTCCCTGAGTCGCCCAGGCTCACCATCTCAGGCGCGCTACCGCCCCGCCACCATCACCTCCAAGGCGGGCGGCGACTGGTACGACGTGATCAAGTTGCCGGACGAGCGGATGGCTCCGACGACCTCATGGCACCACGCACGGAGAGCCTGCACATCCAGCAGCGTGACCTGCAGGGAGTCAAGGCGGCGCGCAGTTTCGTCAACCAGCAGTTGACCGCCTGGGGGTTGACCGACATGGCGGACAGCCTTCAGCTGATCGTCTCCGAGATCGTGACGAACGCGCTCATCCACGCGGGTAGCGACGTCGACGTCCGCCTGCGGGCGTTCGACGACCATGTCCGGCTCGAGGTACGGGACTCCGGCAGCAACCCGCCTGTCCCGTCACCGCTGGCGCTCTGCGAGGAAGGCAACGCGGAGGCGGAGCACGGCCGCGGTCTGCTGATCGTGGATGCATTGGGCGGAGTGTGGTGCAGCTCGCCGAACGGACGGGGCAAGACGGTCTCGCTGGACCTGCCCATCGACGTACCCGAAGAAGAGGCGATCGGCGGTCCTGATCCGAAGGGGGACTCTAGACCCAGCCCCGACGGGTGGCGTGCCATGCGAGCTGCATGCGGGTCGTGGCGCCGACGACGGCCATCATGTGCTGGATCCGGCGTTGGACGGTGCGGCGGCTCAGCCCCATCTGACCGGCGATCGACTTGTCGGCGAGGCCGGCGAACAGCAAGGAGAGCAGCCTCCGGTCGGCCTCGGGCAGGAACCCCGTGGCCTCGGTGTCGTCCGCGCCGGCGATGGTGCCTGAGTCGCTGAGGTGCAGGGGTGCTGCGTCCTCCCAGTAGCGCTCGAAGAGGGCGGTCATGGCTTCCAGGAGGCTGCTGTCGCGCAGCAGTGCAGCCGTGGGCTCGTTCGGACTGCCGTGCGGACCGCCGGGCACCAAGGGGCAGATGGCTATCTCTCTGTCGGCGATGGCAAGTCGCAGCGGGAGATGGGGCACGGAACGCGCGAGTTCCCCGGCACGTACACCGGAGATAACGTTGTCGACGGCGCCGTGATCGTTGAAAAAGGCTCGCTCGTACAGGACCCGGTAGCGAACCCCGCGGGCCAGGGCTTCGAACTCCGCGCGATTGCTTCCCGAGGGCATGGCCACGTACTGGGCCTTGCAGAACCACAGCATTTCGTGTCGTGCGTTGTCTTGGAGTTGACGCAGGTGCTGGCGCAGTGCCCCGGCCCCGGTGATGACCTCGATGAGATGGTCGGCTTGGTGCCGCCGGGTGCTGCGGTAGCTCTCCAGGAGGTCGGCGATCGAAGCCCGGGCCAGGTCGAGAGCTTCCGCACGGCGTTGCAGACGCGGCAGCAATGCCACGTCGGGAGGGGACGCGGTGAAGTGCAGGGAATTCCGGTCACTGCGGTTGGCCAGCCCTTTGACGGTGAGCGCCGCGAGCACGCTCTCGACCTGGTTGAGGGCGAGTCCGGTCTGTGAGGCGATTTCGTCGGCCGAGGCCGTGGACGTCATGACCAGAAGCCGGTAGACGGTCTCTTCGACCGATGTGAGGCCAGCTGCTTCGAGCATGGCGGAAATCCTCCCGCTTTCTTTCGAGCTGCCACGACGCTCGTGGTTCACCCGGGATGGCTGATGCGACCTGATCGCGGGCCCCAGAGGCAGCAGCCCACCCTGCGGTCAACTGCGCTTCTGGGTGGAGATCAGGTGATTGCGTCGTTGTAGGGGTAGCTCAGCAAAGACCAGGTGTTCCAGGGCGCGAAGTACCCGTAAGTCCCCGTGAAATTCGCGTCATTCCACGTCTCCGTGGCGGCGGCAGAGGAATCGGCGGTGGCCGGTACCGCGACAGCGGACCCGCTGGTAGCGCCGACGAGGCCGCCAGCCAAAGCAAGGCTCGCAGCCGCCCCCAACAGGACCTTCTTGAATCGCGTTGACATTTCCCTCCTTGACGATCGAACCGCGACGGGTACCCGTGGCGAACCTGATTTCACCACTGTCCTGAAGCATTCATTAGTCTCGTGCAAATTGATTAGATCATCAACTAGCCAAACGTGGCAACCTGCGTACCATTTGCGTATTAAGTCCCTCAAACATCCTCAATGTGACGGGCGCTAGGGGTTGTTCCAGGTTCGGATCACTGGTTTCTGGATTCGCCGGTGCGCGGGAGGCTGGGCCTGATAGCTGTCGAGGGTGGCGCGTGGTGAAAGAGGGAGTGAAGGCCCAGGTGAAGTGGGCCCGCGCCTCAGCGCTAGGTCCGTCCAATGCCGAACGCCGGTTCAGGTCCTCCGTCGTAGTTCCCCACTGGGGTGGGCTCAGTTCAGGGTCTGGGCGGCGTACAGAGCGCCGAGGGCTGTGGCGAGGGTGCCGAGCAGAAGCCGTAGGGCTCGTTCGGGCAGGCGGGGTTGGAGGCGGGCCCCGAGGTAACCGCCGATCAGTCCACCGATGCCGCAGGCGAGGCCAAGCCACCAGTCGGGGGCGACCTCTCTGGAGCTCACGAGTGACAGCAGCGCGTAGGCGGCGGCGCCGACAAGGGACGTGGCGAAGGTAGCGGCGAGCGCAGCCGGGGCGAGGAAAGCGCCGCCTGCCGCAGCTCCTCAAAGGGGGCCGACAGGGGGACGAACCAGGTCGATCCGGTGCTGCGGAGACTGGTCGTCCGGCTGGCGGAGGTGGTCAGCTCGGCGAATGCCTGGGACGCTCTCGGGGAGGCTTCACCACCAAAATCCACCTTGTCGCAGAGGGGCGATGCCGGCCCCTCGCTCTCGTCCTGACACCCGGCCACTACGGTGACGGCCCTCAACTCGAGCGCGTGCTGGAGAGCAGGTCTCCGTTCCCCGTGCCGGAGTTGGACGGCCTCGCACCCGTCCCGACCGCCTGTTGGCGGACAAGACATCCCACGCCGATAAGCGTCAAGCCGCTGCTGCAGCAAGTTCGGGTGACGGCTGCGGGAAGGCGATTGTTTCGTCGTAGATGTGACCGTTCTGGAGGCAGTAGAACAGCATTCCCATGAAGCGGTTGAAGAGGTTCCTCTGTGCGGCAACGTGGCGGTCGCCGGCCGCTCGGCGGCGGTCGTAGTGGGCTCTGGCGCCTGGTGAGCGGGTAAGGGAGACGAAGGCCCAGACATAGCCGACGGCAGCCAATCTCTGATTCTTGATCTTCCGACTCATGACCATGCAGCTCTTGCCGCTGGACCTGGTGACCGGGGCGCTTCCTGCGTAGGCCTTGAGGGATCGGGCGTTGGCAAAGCGGGTCCGGTCATCGCCGATCTCTGCCAAAATCCGGGCGCCGGTCAGTGAGGCAAGTCCCGGAAAGCTGCGGATGATCGGGGCATCGTGATGCTCTGCGAAGGCTTGCGTGACGGCTTCTTCGAGCTGTTCAGCGTTGTCGCAGGCGGTGTTCAGCTGCCTGAGCAGGGCGGATGTCTGATGCCCGAGGGCTGTTTCGACCTGCGGGAGCTGGTGGAGATACTCCCGCTTGAAGACTTCGTGGAGCCTTTCGGCTTCGGTCTGGATGCCGCGGACCCGGCCGGCCTGCTTGAGCAGGGACTGCAGGCGTCGCCGTGTCAGCTTCGCCGCCATGGTCGGGGTCGGGGCTGCAGCCAGGATGCTGCGGGCTTCTCTCGAGCACAGGCCGTGTTTGTGCTGGGCGTAGGCGTCGAGGATCGCCGGGTAGAACTCCCTGAGCTGAGAACGGAGCTTGTTCTGGGCCTGGCCGCGGGCCCAGACGGCGTCCTGCTGGGCACGCGCGAGCACGGCGATGGCCTGCACGAGCTCGGAGTCCGCGGGCAGCGGCCGGTGGGCGGCCATGTCGGTTCGCAGGATGTTGGCCAGGGCCGCGGCGTCGACGGCGTCTGACTTCTTGCGGGCGACGGAGTGACGGTCCCGATAGCGGGCGACTGCCGGCGGGTTGATCGCGAAGACCGGCCGGCCGGTGGCCCGCAGGCAGGCGACGAGGAGCCCGCGCGATGTCTCGATCGCCACGGGGATCGGGGCGTCCTCGCTATCGCCATGTTCAGTCAGCAGGGCCGTGAGCTGGGCGAACCCCGCCGCGTCGTCACTGATCCGCACTTTGGCGAGTTGCTTTCCCCCGGCCTCAACCAGGGCTATGTCGTGGTGGCCTTCGGCCCAGTCCACCCCACAGAAAACTGGCGTCGGTAACCCGACGATCTCCATCCGGCTCTCCTTCGTCCCGGCTCTTTTCCCAGGCCAGAGCCTGTGCAGGGTGCGCGTGCTCCCTAATGGAAGTGCTCAAGGCACGTCATCCCACCAGCCGTTCGCAACCCCAGCGAGTCATACGGTCCTCGGTCCGTGTCAGAGCTGAGGGCTCAGGCAGAGGTGAGAGGTGATCCGCATAACCGGCTCGGACTACGAACAGCAAACCGCGGAGCAGTCAGATACGGGCCTGCCTACACAAACGGGACCACGTGAATGCCGTCGGAGACGGATCTGTACCTGTTCTTGCCCACTTGAGGTCCATGCTGCTGGGCGCGAGCCAGCCTCGTCTTGTCAACAGGACTCTCAGGCCCGGGCCTACTCAAAGGCTCGGCTCGCGCCCTGAAGATCAGCTCCCGCCGACCTTCGCTTCCCATTAGGCCTACACGTCCCGAAAGAACCGACGCTACCTGCGACGACGCGGAATCCAGCACATCATCCCCGAACGCCTCGACCAGCAAAGACACCGGCAGAACCGAGGCTCCCGAGGCGGCCGGCCCACTGGGTTCGACAGCGAGCGCTGCAAGAAACGCAACACCGTCGAACACGCCATCAACCGACTCAAAGGCTTCCGCGCCGTCGGCACCCGCTACGAGAAACGCGCCTACATCTACCTCGGCACCATCACCCTCGCGACCCTCTTCATCTGGCTCCGCACATGATCCAAGAAACAGCGCCTAGTTGATCGATTCCAAGGGGTCAGTGGTCCCTACCTTGTTGATCGGGATGAGCGAGCCATTCGTAGGGTTGGCTCACCCAGGGGTGTCGGGTGTGGCTTTCAGTGGTCTGCCGTCCGTGTGGCTTCCTACGATTCGCCGCCCGACACCCCCCGACGACTCGGCTGCTGATTAGGAATTGCGATCCGATCGCTGAGTAGGGACTCGCCAGCGAGGTCGTCTGTGGTGCATGTAGGCAAACGACCCGTGGAGAGCGCGTGACAGCGATCTGGGCCGGCATCGACGCCGGCAGGACCCATCACCACTGCGTGGTGATCGACGACACCGGCAAACGGCTGCTGTCGCGGCGCGTGGCCAACGACGAGCCGGAACTGCTGAAGCTCCTGGCCGATGTCCTCGCCCTGGGCGATGAGGTCACCTGGGGCATCGACCTTGCCGACGGCGGCGCCGCCCTGCTGATCGATCTGCTCCTCAACCACAGCCAGCACACGCTCTACATCCCTGGCCGAGCCGTCAGCCGCGCCTCCGAGGGCTACCGGGGCGAAGGCAAGACCGACGCCAAGGACGCCGCGATCATCGCCGACCAGGCCCGGATCCGCCGGGACCTGCAGCCCTTGCGGCCCGGCGACGAACTCGTCGCCGAGATCAAGGTACTCACCGGCCATCGCCGCGACCTCGCCGACGACCGCACCCGCGTGATCAACCGGCTCCACAACCACCTCACCAGCATCTTTCCCTCTCTGGACCGGGCACTGGACCTCACCAACACCGGCCCGCTGATCCTGCTGACCGGCTACCAGACCCCGGCCGCCATCCGCAGGACCGGCGCCCGGCGACTGCAGACCTGGTTGCGCAACCGCAAGGTCCGCGGTGCTGCCCAGCTCGCAGAGACGGCCCTGGCGGCTGCCGAGAACCAACACACCAGCGTGACCGGGGAGAAGCCGACGGCCCAGCTCGTGCACACGCTCGCCAGGGAGGTAATGCGCCTCAATGAGCAGATCGCCGAGACCGACAAGCTCATCGAGGCCCGGTTTCGCGAGCACAAACACGCTGAGGTGATCGCGAGCATGCCCGGCATCGGACCCCTGCTCGGCGCCGAGTTCCTCGCCGCCACCGGCGGCGACATGACGGCCTTCGATAGCCCGGACCGCCTCGCCGGGTTCGCCGGCGTCGCCCCCGCTCCGCGTGACTCGGGCAAGATCAGCGGCAACCTGCACCGGCCCAGACGTTACAGCCGACGCCTCCAGCGCGTGTTCTATACCTCGGCGTTGATCAGCATCCGCTGCTGCGAGGAGTCCCGCCGCTTCTACGACCGCAAACGCGCCGAAGGCAAACGCCATACCCAGGCCGTCCTCGCCCTCGCCCGCCGCCGGGTCAACGTCTTGTGGGCCCTGTTGCGCGACGGACGGTGCTACGAACCCATACCCCCCATCACGAACGCCGCTTGACAAAAAGATTAGGAATCGAAGGCGGTTGGTGATTGCAGTACTGGCTGTCCGGTATGGCCGTTGTGCCAGATCGCGCTCCTGCGGTGCCGACAGCGAATCTGCGGTGGCTGGCCGGCGAGGGCGTGAGAGCGCGCAGCGCTCGGACCGGGCCGCAGCGCAGCGCCCCCGCACCGCCACCCGGCACGGTCCGCGCAACGCCCCACCCCGAAGGCGAGAAAAGGCGCTACGCGCGCATGCAGGCGCTGCGCGCGTCAGGCAAGGGCGTGTTGGTGCGCAGTCGCGAGTTCGGTCAGGTCGGGGACTCCGAATGTGTTGCGCAGCGAGTGGAAGGCGGCCACCTTGTCGTCACCGAAGCGGCTGACGTAGGTGGCGTCGGAGTCCGCGGTGACGAACTTGGGCGGTGTGGTCCTGTGTGGCGGGCACGATCGGGCAGGCCCACGCGGTACAACTGCCGCGTGACGGACCAGGGATCATCAGGCGATTGTCAGAGGGGCATGGTCCGGTGGTGAGCCGTGACGCACTGAGCTTCAGATGCGCACCGCGGCCTGGAAGCTGCCGATGGTGTTCATCGACTCGTAGCGGACGTAGGCGCCCGGGTACGGGGCGTGCAGCACGGTGTTGTTGCCTGCGTAGAGGCCCACGTGCGTGGTGTTGTTGAAGAAGACCAGGTCGCCCGGCTTCAGCTGGCTGCGCGCGATCCGGGTGCCCTGGTTGATCTGGGTGTACGTGGTGCGGGTGATCTGGGCGCCGGCCTGGGCGTAGGCCCACTGGGTCAGGCCCGAGCAGTCGAAGGAGCCGGGACCCGTGGCGGAGCGGACATACGGCTTACCCACCCGGGTGTCGGCGGCCTGGAGGGCGGCGGCGCCGAGGGCGGAGGCGGGGACCTCGTTGCCGAGGTCGACCCGGTCACCGGCGGCGCGGCTGGCACGCAGGTCGTCCTCGCGCATCTTGTTGCGCTCGGCGACGGTGAGAGTATTGAGCACCTCGCGGGCCTCGGCGAGCTTCGCCTGCTGCTGCTTCTTCTTCTCGCCGAGCGTCTTGCGGACGTCCGCGAGGTCGCTCAGCTTGTCCTGGGCCTCCTTGCGCTGCTGCGCGAGGGACCGCTGCTTCTCCTGGATCTTCTCCAGCGACTCGGTCTGATTGGCCGTCAACTGGTCGAGCGCGGAGGCCTGTTCAAGGAAGCTGTCCGGGTCTGAGGCAAGGAAGAGCTGCACGGAGGGGTCGATGCCTCCGGAGCGGTACTGCGCGGCGGCGAGGGAACCGAGGCCGCTGCGGAGGTTGTTGAGCTCCTGCTGACCGCGGGCCACCTTGTCCTGGAGCGCGCCGATCTGCTTCTGGAGCTTCTCCTGCTTCTCCTTGGCCAGGCTGTGCTGCTCGGTGGCCTCCTCCGCCTCGTGGTAGAGCTTGTCGACCTTCGCCTTGACCTCGCTCTTGGTCGGCTTGGGGTCGGCATGGGCGGCCTGGGAGGTCAGGGCAACGGCCGCAGCGGCGGTCGCGGTGAGCACGGTCACGCGGGTACGGCTCGGCTGCTTGGGACGACGGTGGGACGCCACGGAGGCGGGCTCCTTCTTCCTCGAGCCGCCTACCGGGCTATGAGGGGATGTGAATCCCCGGCTCCGTGCACGTCACGGACTCGGCGGTTCCTTCACCGCCACCCCGAATGGGTGATCAATCGAGCGAAGGTTCGAGGCTCGACCCTAGTGACCATCTTGTGATCATTCAAATCTTCACGGGAAGAATCTCGTCACAGGATGCACTTCTTTTACTCACATCACACAGGGTGTAGCGGTGACTTGACGGACCGTTCGGTGATTTCCGGCAAGTCGCACGGTCATGTCTCCGCCCACCGGTCGCCGGCGACTGCCAGCCGGCTGGGTCGCCCACTTGGCGACGGTGTGGGCCTGCTCGACCGGGACCTCATCGGCGATGGCGGAGAGGTTCAGGGTGTCGGCGATGGGTAAAGGGTGCTCGCATTCTCCTGGGGTTTCGGCCGGTTCCTGCCGCACGGGCCCTCCGCGAACGCGCGGATCAGGTTCTCCGTGGTGCGGGTGACGAACAGTCCGGTGCGTGCGTCCATGCCATGGTTGTGGCCGTTGTCCTGAGTTCCGGCCATGAGGGCCTCGACCCATCGCATCGTCCCGGATGCGAAGACGCCCGCTCCGCTCGGGACGGTGTAGTACGCGGAGTCGGCATGGCTTGGCGCGCCCTTGCAGAAGACTGGGGAGTGCGCAATGACCTCGAGCGGCGCCGGGGTGGGCGTCCCCGGGGTGACCCGGTCGTACTCCACCCCGACCAGATGGTCGAAGGAGTCTCCGCGTCTGACCCCGGTCCCTTCGAAGAGCCAGTGATTGTCGGCGTGGACCACATACGGAGCGTCGACCGGATAGCCCTCGTAGAGGACGCCGGTCAGGGAGGATTCGGGGTCGGCTCCGGGCTGCCGTCGGAAGTCATTGGTCGGCATGGTCGGATGGTCGGTCAGGTACGGGTCCGCCCGGTAGTCGGTTTTGTAACAGACCACTGTGCGTGCGTCGCCGGTGGGTCCCCGCTCCAGCCTGATCCGGCGGAAGCAGGCATTGGCACCGAGGAAGGCCACATTGGTACCGGAGTCACGAGCCCGGGTCACGTGGTCCCGTTGCTGTTGGCTCCAGTACTCGTCGTGCCCGAGGGAGAGCACCGCGTGCGCGCCGTGAAGCACGCCGGGTTCGCGGTGGACGTCCACCCCCGTGGTGTAGGCGAGCGGAATTCCCAGCCGCTCCGCGAGCACCACTACCGCCCTCTCGTAGACCATGAACTTCTCGGCGCCGCTGCGATCGTATGGCCGGTCGAAGCTGACCGCGAGCGACCGTGTCCCGTACGCACCGTCCTCGCCGTGATAGAGGCTGTACCCGCCCCATGCGTTGTATGCCTGCCAGGTCGACACCGCGTGCATCAGGACGGTCCTGCCCGCGCCGGACGCCGAACGGACGATCAACGGCACGTAGCGCTGGTGCCCGTTGTCCGCTTCCAGTCGAAGCAGGTACGCCCCCTCCGGCCAGCCGTCGGTGCGTACGCCGAGCGTGCGGTTCCAGTCGGCCCGTACGGTACGAGTGACCTCCAGCAGGCGGCGCCGGGCCTGAACCGATCCGGCGATACGGGGCGAACGCCACACCAGGCGCGCCTGCTGTCCCCCGTACCAGCCGACCCGGAAGGCCGAGACCCGGAAGCTGGAAGCGGTCGTGGACACGTACAGACCGAACTCCTCGCCCGGCAGCACGCTGGATCTGTCGGTGTACCCCTGGACGGCCTCGGGCGTTCCCTCCCCACGGATACGCCAGTCGGGGTTTCCTGCCCGCGTTCGCTCACCGTCCCCGGTGAACCGGGTGGAGCCGGGCGAGGCGGTCTCGGTGTGGGGCCCCTTGGGGCCGGAGGAGCGGCAGCCGGCCGCCATCGCACCAGCCACAGCAACGGCGAGAAAATGCCTGCGCTCCAGACGACCGAGCGCCTCGGCATCCTGCCTTCCGGCCCGCTCCATGCCATCCACCACGTGTTCCCGCCGCGACACCGTCACAGCCCATCGTCACCCGGCGCGCGCCGGCGGACGAGCCGAATGGGGCACACGGGTCGACTGACGCCGCACTCCGCGAGTCGCTGGCGAAGCTGAGTAACCCGCACTTGTTCAAGCGTTGCGCCGAGTTGGAACCTCAGCGCTCAAGTGGGCCGGCCGGGGCTGCCCGCCACACTCTGAGGCTGCCGGCCCGCCGTATCCGGCACCTGTCCGAGGAAATCGACGAACTCAACAAGCGGACAGCCGAGCCGTCGAAGCGAGTACGCCGGGCCTGCGGGAAGTCCGTGGTGTCGGACCGGACAGCGCCGCAGCCCTACTCATCACGGCCGGCGACAACCCCGAGCGACTCGCCAACGAGGCGTCCTTCGCAGCCCTATGCGGCACCAGCCCGGTCGAGGCGTCCTCCGGCAAGACCCAGCGTCGCAGGCTGAACCGCGGAGGCGGCCGTCAAGCCAACGCCGCCCTCTACCGCATCGTCCTCAGCCGCCTGCGCTGGGACGACCGCAGTGACCCGATCAACGCCACGTCATTGAACCGCCTGAACGGTAGGGGGTGCATACCCCCGGACATCACAGCCCCGGGTCACGGGCTGCCAGCGCGCCAAGCAGTCTCAAGCCGTCCTGCCTCGGCACGAGGGCAGGACACGGCGTGCGGATGTGAAGGCGCGGGTCTGCCCAAAGAATCTTCCGAACATCGGTAAGGAGCCGTGGCCGCTGCACATAGACAGGGTGGAGGGGAAGTGGAGACTACGAGCGACGAGCAGCGGTTCACCGAGCTCTACAGGCGGCACTATTCGGCCGTCGATGCCTACGTGCGCCGGCGGATCCACGGCGACCACGTGGCGGACGTGGTCGCCGAGGTATTCCTGGTCGCCTGGCGCAGATTTGCTGAGCTGCCCGAAGGCAAGGCGTTGGCCTGGCTGTACGGGGTGGCACGCCGGACCCTGGCCAATGCCTATCGGTCGGACGAGCATCGATTGCGCGTGTCCGAGTGGTTGAAGGCCCAGCCGCACCACGAGGGCGGGGATCACACCCAGGATGTCGCGCTGCGCCTGGAGATGGCCACTGCGTTCGACGCTCTGAGCGAAGCGGACCAGGAGGTGCTTCGGCTGGCGTTGTGGGACGAGGTGGCTTCCTCGCAAGGAGCCAAGATTCTTGGCTGTGGCGTGGGTGCTTATCAGGTACGTCTCCATCGTGCACGCAAGCGCCTCAAGAACGGGCTCACTCTCCGGCTTCTTGATGAAACTGCACCGCAATGGGATGCCTTGGTGCAGTCGGCAACGACGAAGCGGGGTGAAGCAGGTGCGTGAGATGGATCGTGTCTTGCGGTCTTTGGACCCGGCTCGAGAGGCAGCCATGCCGGCTGACGAGCGGGTGCTCACATCGATTCTTTCCACGCCGGCCGAGGGCGCGCATGCGAGTGTTCGCCGTTCGCATCGGCGTGGCCGGCGTTGGCTGCTGGTCAGTGGCCTGGCCACGGCTGCTGCGGCTTTCGCTCCGGTGGTCACCAACATGTGGGGGACGGCGCCCCAGCCCGCGTACGCCATCACCCCCAAGCCCCTGGCCTACCAGGCCGGTAACCGTCCGGCCGCGGAAGTCCTGGAGGAGATCGCCCAGCGCATCGAGGGGCTTGCCAATGATGCACCCCACGGTGGCACACAGCGCTTCGTCCAGGAGAGCTGGTCACTGTCCACCCGGATCGACGGCGCGCAGGTGACCTCGGCGATCATTCCGGAGCGGCGCACGACCTGGAAGAAGCCCGACGGGTCGCAGAAGTGGACCGTCCGTACCCTCAAGCCTCAGTTCCAGAACGACGCGCAGCGCGAGAGGTGGGGAGCAGCCGGGTCAGTGGGCGCCGATCCGCAGGAGCACTCGGATTCCTCCGGGCCCGCCGACATGTCCGACCCGAGAAACCACGAGGCCCCCACCGGCCCGAGCGCCATGAAGCGCTGGCTCGCCGAGGGCTACGAAACATCCGGTCCCGGCGAGACGTTCGACTCCGTCGCCGAGCGCCTCCTGGACCGGCACTTCTCGCCCGCCCAGAGGGCAGCCGTCCTGCGTGCGCTCAAGGACACGCAGGGCATCAAATATCGGGGCAGCGTCGAGGATCGCGCGGGCCGGGTCGGTGCCGCCTTCACCGTTGCATCGCGATACGGAGGACTCCCCAAAGAACAGACCCTGCTGTTCGACCCGAAAAACGGGAATCTCCTCGCCTATGAGGAAGAACTCACCCACGACGCAGGAAAGTTGAACGTCAAACCACCCGCTGTCGTCCTCTACATCACCTACCTGTAACCCGCTCGGGACGGGCCCTGCAAGATCCGCGCCCCGGAAGCGGCCGACCTCTGGACCTGGCTCATCCTCGCCGCCTGCACCCGACTCCGTCTCGCCCGCCCGCCGGCAGCAGCACGCCTCCCACGAAGTGGATCTCGAAACATCAAGAACCACTTCTGAGCGCACCCTAGTGCCAGCCGTGCCCGGACCCGGGCACCGTCACCGGCTTCCCCCGGAAACATCCGATGGAGTACGGATACTCTCCGTTGAGGTGGTAGTGGTACATGACGACCTTCTTGCTGTCCCACATGATCGCGTGTGTGTGACCGTGACAGACGTCCAGATCCCTGTTCCTGACGATCTTTCCGCCCTCGCCGCGCGGCCCGAAAATCCCGAAGCCGTCGATGGCGTATCCCACCAGCGGTGAGTGCCGGGAACGGGAACGGGTGCTCGCGGACCCCCTCGAAGGCTTGCTGCCGAAGCAGGTCTGCGAGGGGCCGTGGTAGTGGTACTGCGTGTCGTACGGATGGCCCCAGCAGCGGTCCAGCGGCAGGGCTGCGTTGGGGTCGACCGGTCGGTCCTCCGCGTCGGTGGCCACCTCCAGGTGAAAGGTGCCGCCCGCCAGAGCCATCCCGGTCGTCAGCTGGTCGATGCACGTGGGCTGCGCCTGGACCGACGGATCGCGTGGAACGGTGACGTCGAGGTTCCACGGCTTGATGGGGATCGCGGCGGCGTTGGGGTACCCGTGCGCGGGAATCTCCGCGTAGTACTTGTAGGCGGGGGTGCCCTTCTGGACGGGGAAGCGCCCGGTGGGATGGTCCGGGAGCCCGTTGCCCTTGAAGCGCCTCTCGGTCGCGGTCGTCGTCACCCTCAGGTA harbors:
- a CDS encoding N,N-dimethylformamidase beta subunit family domain-containing protein, producing MERAGRQDAEALGRLERRHFLAVAVAGAMAAGCRSSGPKGPHTETASPGSTRFTGDGERTRAGNPDWRIRGEGTPEAVQGYTDRSSVLPGEEFGLYVSTTASSFRVSAFRVGWYGGQQARLVWRSPRIAGSVQARRRLLEVTRTVRADWNRTLGVRTDGWPEGAYLLRLEADNGHQRYVPLIVRSASGAGRTVLMHAVSTWQAYNAWGGYSLYHGEDGAYGTRSLAVSFDRPYDRSGAEKFMVYERAVVVLAERLGIPLAYTTGVDVHREPGVLHGAHAVLSLGHDEYWSQQQRDHVTRARDSGTNVAFLGANACFRRIRLERGPTGDARTVVCYKTDYRADPYLTDHPTMPTNDFRRQPGADPESSLTGVLYEGYPVDAPYVVHADNHWLFEGTGVRRGDSFDHLVGVEYDRVTPGTPTPAPLEVIAHSPVFCKGAPSHADSAYYTVPSGAGVFASGTMRWVEALMAGTQDNGHNHGMDARTGLFVTRTTENLIRAFAEGPCGRNRPKPQENASTLYPSPTP
- a CDS encoding helix-turn-helix domain-containing protein is translated as MLEAAGLTSVEETVYRLLVMTSTASADEIASQTGLALNQVESVLAALTVKGLANRSDRNSLHFTASPPDVALLPRLQRRAEALDLARASIADLLESYRSTRRHQADHLIEVITGAGALRQHLRQLQDNARHEMLWFCKAQYVAMPSGSNRAEFEALARGVRYRVLYERAFFNDHGAVDNVISGVRAGELARSVPHLPLRLAIADREIAICPLVPGGPHGSPNEPTAALLRDSSLLEAMTALFERYWEDAAPLHLSDSGTIAGADDTEATGFLPEADRRLLSLLFAGLADKSIAGQMGLSRRTVQRRIQHMMAVVGATTRMQLAWHATRRGWV
- a CDS encoding RNA polymerase sigma factor, producing METTSDEQRFTELYRRHYSAVDAYVRRRIHGDHVADVVAEVFLVAWRRFAELPEGKALAWLYGVARRTLANAYRSDEHRLRVSEWLKAQPHHEGGDHTQDVALRLEMATAFDALSEADQEVLRLALWDEVASSQGAKILGCGVGAYQVRLHRARKRLKNGLTLRLLDETAPQWDALVQSATTKRGEAGA
- a CDS encoding IS110 family transposase, with the translated sequence MEIVGLPTPVFCGVDWAEGHHDIALVEAGGKQLAKVRISDDAAGFAQLTALLTEHGDSEDAPIPVAIETSRGLLVACLRATGRPVFAINPPAVARYRDRHSVARKKSDAVDAAALANILRTDMAAHRPLPADSELVQAIAVLARAQQDAVWARGQAQNKLRSQLREFYPAILDAYAQHKHGLCSREARSILAAAPTPTMAAKLTRRRLQSLLKQAGRVRGIQTEAERLHEVFKREYLHQLPQVETALGHQTSALLRQLNTACDNAEQLEEAVTQAFAEHHDAPIIRSFPGLASLTGARILAEIGDDRTRFANARSLKAYAGSAPVTRSSGKSCMVMSRKIKNQRLAAVGYVWAFVSLTRSPGARAHYDRRRAAGDRHVAAQRNLFNRFMGMLFYCLQNGHIYDETIAFPQPSPELAAAAA
- a CDS encoding C40 family peptidase — translated: MASHRRPKQPSRTRVTVLTATAAAAVALTSQAAHADPKPTKSEVKAKVDKLYHEAEEATEQHSLAKEKQEKLQKQIGALQDKVARGQQELNNLRSGLGSLAAAQYRSGGIDPSVQLFLASDPDSFLEQASALDQLTANQTESLEKIQEKQRSLAQQRKEAQDKLSDLADVRKTLGEKKKQQQAKLAEAREVLNTLTVAERNKMREDDLRASRAAGDRVDLGNEVPASALGAAALQAADTRVGKPYVRSATGPGSFDCSGLTQWAYAQAGAQITRTTYTQINQGTRIARSQLKPGDLVFFNNTTHVGLYAGNNTVLHAPYPGAYVRYESMNTIGSFQAAVRI
- a CDS encoding IS110 family transposase, producing MTAIWAGIDAGRTHHHCVVIDDTGKRLLSRRVANDEPELLKLLADVLALGDEVTWGIDLADGGAALLIDLLLNHSQHTLYIPGRAVSRASEGYRGEGKTDAKDAAIIADQARIRRDLQPLRPGDELVAEIKVLTGHRRDLADDRTRVINRLHNHLTSIFPSLDRALDLTNTGPLILLTGYQTPAAIRRTGARRLQTWLRNRKVRGAAQLAETALAAAENQHTSVTGEKPTAQLVHTLAREVMRLNEQIAETDKLIEARFREHKHAEVIASMPGIGPLLGAEFLAATGGDMTAFDSPDRLAGFAGVAPAPRDSGKISGNLHRPRRYSRRLQRVFYTSALISIRCCEESRRFYDRKRAEGKRHTQAVLALARRRVNVLWALLRDGRCYEPIPPITNAA